A region of the Arachis hypogaea cultivar Tifrunner chromosome 15, arahy.Tifrunner.gnm2.J5K5, whole genome shotgun sequence genome:
ACAAATCAAATAAAGTATCCTTACAATTTTTAAGAAGTTTTTTTTACTGCACTCATTTCTATTGATCAATCTGCCCTGTAAATACATAAACTGCTTCTTACCATTCTTGGAGCTTCCTTCTTCCTCATACATCGAACTAAAACCTCTCTCATGGAGATAGTTTGAACTACACTGACTAACATTATTATGATCACAAAATAACACTCATGCAAAAAGAAATATTCACAAAGATTAGGCTCTTAAAAAAGttgagtatataaaaaattacatgttTGAAGAATGGATGCTACAATAGTGATCTAAATGATGGAACTTCTTCTTCTGAAGTGGTTTAAAATATACAGAACAAGATGCATAAAGTCAGACTCAAAagtaagaaacacaagaaatgcCAAGAAATATAAACAATAACTCTTGTTTGCTACTTTGCTATGGCGATGGCCATTACCAAAATAATGTTGATTTTAGGAATTTCACCATATAAAAGAGAACTAAGGTTAATTAGGAATGTAATTAATCACATTAGTACATACTACTAAGTAGCTAATTATATTTATACATTTAAATTATACTTTATACCAGTAGTTCATTCTCTATACCTACAAAAGGATAAAtgaataaaacatgcaaattcaagCCAACGTACTCATCTCCACCAACAATAAGACAAGAAGAGAAAACTTAAATCGACCTTTTAGAGAGGTAAGATTCAGAGCACTACCTCCAGAGAGAGTGAGGGTGAGAGAGGTGCAATAGAGCAATTTAGAGTTTCTTCAAGTCTTCTTCGTGATTCGGCTTGTCGGTAGAATCAGATTGATTTTGCTTGCTTATTCGCCAACTCGAATTGACGGCACTCGAACTGCAAATCGTGGTCCCTTACTCTTCCACAAAATGTCTAGTGCGATCGTATTCAGAACCTAAACAGGAACGAACTAAGCAAAACGGATTTGCTATGAAGGTTAGTTGGCTTGATCTGAGTGCAGGAACTAAGAAATTACGGATTTGGAGAAACTGAAGAGAATATTATTAGCGAAAGGGGTTGGCTACATGTTATCAAACGTGAATCGCAGGAGCTAACAAATATGGGATttggagaaaaaagaaaagtgtGAGTGAAAACTGGGTGAGTGGGCTAAATAAGAGTTGCATTTAACATTGCCGCTAAAAATTTCATTTATCTTATTATAGATGTTAATTTGAAgggaaagtatagggagccaatgacctaagcgtacaatgtgtttagaaaatattagagatatgattattagtgttacattatcctgtcaggttacgcttttgtgatgagtggtttcaggatatgGTATTAGAATTTCAGATCCGGAAAGTCAAAAGTTTGAATCTTGGTGAACccaaaattagctttttataacatgagatgtttattatccctgatATCCGGATGGTTATTATGGATAGTATAGGTGGTATCCGGATgatttagcccattgtacacattttACGCTTAGGCCATTGTCTCCCTAGAGTTTTGTTTAGTGAAGTAACTATCATTTTTAATTTAGAGTaaaatttaactttaataaaaaatattaaattataaattttataactttaaattatatttcaaaaattttacatactaattaaaatttagaattttgactttggattttaaaaaaatagcatcagtaaaatttaaaataaataaacttaaaatttaagaatttgatttctttggattgaaaaagaataaaaattttgtacatagttaaaaaatgaacttccatgaaattaattttattttattttctattaaattaataaaatgataataaatagatagaataataaaatgtagGTATAAAACTAATATTCTGAATTTTAAGAGTTATGACTTTGTTCATTAATATTGTCGTAAATTAATAgtgagtaattaaattagttattattctaATCAATTAtagttagtatttttttattttctagaatTAGCTAGAGTTATTTTGTTAAAGATAAATATGTACTTTTTTGTACTCTTTTGGtactctttttataattttaacatttattttcaattaaatcatTTATTCTATCACTAAAGTCTCTAAATTAATGCATACTATAAAATTGGGTACTGAAACTGCATTTGGCTAGAAAGAGTACgaataaaaaaatttgacaactaaaaaatataaatggtAAAATTGTATGTATATGAATTAGTCTCTTTGATTACAttacaatttgatttttataaaGTAATGAACAACATAACCACActaaaaaattaatgttaaattaaGAAGGAGAAATTAACCAATTAACCAAATCAGCGCAGAACTAGtagtaagttaaaaaaaaaaaaaacaagattcGAAAATATGGTAGAGTATAGGAATCATAGCAAATGAGAAAATTGCACATCATTAACAACATCTAAAATCAAACTATTAGCCTACTTTATCAATTTTTGGCAGCACTCGAATgaaaggaggaaaaaaaaaactaacaattgGGAAATTGAAAAAGTCTGCGCCCTGATAAATCGAATTTACTTTAGATTAGAGTTTAAAATTGGAAAAAAGTATAAActgcataaaaatattttgaaaggaaTGGATGAAAACACCAAATTAAACGCGAAATTTTAAAGTGAAAATCGTTCGAATTCGTCACGGTGAGCTTAAAGTATGTGGTAATTGAGAGAACTCATTTCAAGTTGACCACAAACAAATAAAACCGTCCAAAAATTCTACAAAATTTGACCACAAAGATATAAGACATTGCAAATTATTACTACAATCATATAAAtttatcactattttttattaGTGAGTATCTTCCCGTTGGTAATACCATATTTCTGGTAATGCGTCGTAACTTATTTAAATTCATGATTCCTAAAATTGAGGTCAATATATATTATTGACTAATTGACCAAACCATATAAGCCTCGCTAATTACTTTTCGTCATCATTGCATTAGAAAGAGTTAGATTAACAACCTATTAGCTAGGCTTAGCTATATCCTTTTCTTCCAATACTTCATTTGAATTTTCACCTTCGTCATTTATGtttatcattttatatatatagataatatatataAGGGGCCGATTATTGTATGTTTCATATGTTTAAGTATAAGTTACATTAGAAAAGACAAGGTATTCTACGAGCTATCCAAAAAGTAGTCATTAACTACGAACTTaggacaaaagaaaattaaaggggaaagaaaaacatgcaatttcaaTTAGAGTGTAcatatcaaacattgtttccaagacttttcaaattaaaaatagcaaTACAAATTTGTACATATGCATGTGCTTCTTAATTAGCTTGCTGACTAAGATACTAATAAAACCATTACAGTACATTCACTAATAATGCCTATAATTACGTGGAATTCGATCTAGTATAACTTAACAAGGAAAACTCTATTGGCCAAAATAATTGACTTGAAATTTATTTTCTTCTCACTCCatgcataattatattttttttgtgacttgaaaaaaaacaaacaataacaaaaaaaaaataaaaaataaaaaattgtttaaaaaagaCAATCTCGTTGAATATATTACTTTCAAATTCCTTTTAAGGCAACGAAAGATTCATTTAAGGAGAAAGAGTCTTCATTGCAGTCTTTGTCATGATGTCTGCGactgtgtttgcatctctcaagatcaatcGGAGATCAACACGCCATTTCTAAGATATgatatttcagatttttaacaccaaaaaatcaataaaatcagAGTAGTcctgtaaattattgacaatagtaaaggcctccacacagtctgtctcacatataatcaaggttgcgagaaccggaccggtcaataaaccggtgaaGTCACTGGTTCAATAGCTTACTGGttcgaccggggttcaaccgaggttcaaccggtttaattaaatattaaataaaattattaaaaaacctaaaaataattttaaatatataaattcaataatttctaacttaataaaatttaaaatttcacataataaattatccataacttaatattagaggttcacaaacaacttcaaacatcaaaatttataactaaacaaaaaaaaaacgcacATAATGGCAAACTCataatgttctacattcaaaagaaacaattactagaagttttcaactaatcaaaggtgcaactcatgaaaagagaaaaagaattgaGCCTTTAATGTACTCATGGATGACAACTTGGAGCCAAAATCAGCCAGAATCTTCTTGGCATCAGTGGTAGGGTTTTTGTTTGATCCTAATGCCTTCACAATATGTCTTGTTGCAGCTATcaaattctcttctctttctagTTCAGGAATCACAGGCTCAGATTCCTCAACAGCCATAAGGAACCAAAAGAAAAAACTCCAAACAAAAAGGAAACAAGATTGATTGAACCTTAAATACAATACCACTTCCTTCTGTAAAATTCTTTCACCACACAGCTTCAATAGTAGTAGCTCACAATACACACCACACAGAACAATGAATTAGCAGCAGAACCTTATCAGGACCAATCAATAAagctcaaaaaataaattttgcacATGGGTATGAAGAAAAACCTCCTTTTTCCTGCATAAACCCCAAAAAGTTACCTTTTTTAGTCAAAGAGACAGAACAAAACCTATTACTACAATAATCAAGTACTTATATACTACAACCCCAAAAATGAACCATgaacaataaaaaagaataagaagaagatagcaCACAGGCCTACCTCAACCTCCACAGAAGAATAAGGTTAAAACAGTTGGAGTCTTCAGCAAAGATCTGCAGAGACAATAGAAACACAAGAGAGAAGAAACTGAGTCTTACCGACGGCGAGTGAGGACGCGGTGTCGGCGACGCCCCAACGAGTAGGCGAGCTCGGCGACGGCGAATGAGGAGGCGTGCTCGGCGAGAAGCAGGACGCGGTGGTGGTTGCGGCCCTCAACGTCGGCGCTGCTGTGGATGGGTGTGGGTGGCTCGGTGGCGCTGCTGGGGCTTGGTGGGTGAATGCAATGGAAAGGGGAAAGAGGAATGGAAAATTCAAAACTGATTAGGGTTGCTTGGGGGGTACGCGATTTCAGatttctcctttcttttttttttaaaaaaaaaacccaaaacgacgtcgttttgaatCTCAGAGTGCAAACCACTAAACCGTCAAAAAATCAGACGATTCTTCCGGTTCGTCGGTTAACCGtcggttcgaccggttttttcACCGATTCTTTGCCAGTCGGTTTTCGACGTTACCCAGACCGGCTAGGTAACCGGTTCTCGGTTATTCCGATTGAACCGACCGGTCCGGtctggttttcagaaccatgcatATAATGTCTCTTTGCCCAAGTCtcatgctaaaagaaagcctctccaaatagcaaacaactctccttaCAAAATGCTACGACTCTTAATTGTTCCCAAACAGACTCGTTGCCACCTTtccttccaatctctgctaatACAAACAAAATCAACCCGAGCACCATTGCCAAGATAggtagcatcacaattaatcctAAATGTACCCACTGAgggggaatccaagagccactaatggtgGAGGGGATAGACAATCGTTGTAACTCAAAAATATTCTGGAGTTCCTTTTCcaaggacaaagccataccaGTCACATTGTCTATGGTCAAATGCTTGTGAGGACGAAAGATCTCGTTATTCCTCGAACGCCAAATCCATcagagaccagaaaagaatctaaaggggcgctgtttgctattttgtaagaaccaattcatcaaattcactGGTTGACAGGAGATCCCTAAAATTTGCTAAACTAACTAGGCTTTTGGACAATCCTAAATGCAATGTAAAACTGATTTCTGACCTAAAAAATATCGTAGACAGCTATCCGTATGCGAAATGTACCTCCTGAAACGAAATGTAGCCGTAGAAAGAACCTTCCAAAGACATATTCATGCATAATTATATACGTTGCTATATGGAttttcttaacaaatattttaagaacttttttaattataaaaaattagaagccatttaaatttattttgtattcaaAAGTCATTAAAAAAATccctaaatttattaaaattttaattaaatatttccaTTTTTaggtttataaataattttttagaatatttattaataaaatttttgataTAAATTATGTTGAAATTTAAATTCATACATGTCATAAATTTAATATCATAGACTCTCACCTAAAAGAAAAtagattctctcaatttttttaattatttaataaattataatctcTCTCATCTTACACTTCTCAagtgagataaaaaaaatatatataaaaaaatattaaataataatcacactttaacaaataattaaaaaaaattaagagaatccAATCCTTCTTGGTTATATATATATGCGCTTTCCATCAACCAAGATTTACATACACCACATCATTTACCATCAGATCAACCAAAATGAGGTCACTATTCTTTCTTTTTGCTATTCTCTTTGCTTTGTGCATTCATCCATTtcttggtgaagctcaaggaggGCCAATCATGCAACTAGTGATTGACACAGATAACAATACTATCCAGGCCGGCAAGGACTATTATATCCGGCCCGTCCCCACCAGCCCATCCATCATTTGTCGCCGGCTGCTATGTCCAGTTGGCCCCGGCTTCACCCTTGAATCAACAACACCAAACAAAACCTGTCCTCTTAACGTTGTGGTCCAGCGTGGGACAGGTCAGGCAGTAACATTCACACCGGTTAACCCTAAAACAAATAGGGAAATCTACACTAACTCCGATTTGAACATCAAATTCGACGTTAAGTCGAATTGCCCTGAATCCACGGTGTGGAAGTTAGTGAGTGATGCTTCAAATGGACAAAGGATTGTGACAACTGGTGGTGTTATTGGAAACCCTGGAAATAACACAGTTAACAATTGGTTCCAGATTCAGAAGGATGATAATGATTACAACTTCTATTTCTGTCCTGAGGTTTGTGAAACTTGCAAGCCAGTTTGTGGGAACATTGGTGTGTTTCAAGATAGTAATGGGAATTCGCTTGTTGCTATCACTGATCGACCATACAAAGTTCGCTTCCAGCCAGTATCTTCTTAAATCGATCAAATTAAAGCtccaattaattaataataatatgacaAATAAATAAAGTATTTGCAATTTTGCATGtgtatttctctgtttttactaTATAGTTTGTAACTTTGTGACTGGATTTGTTGATGATATACACAAGAGATGGAATAGTAAATAAGTCATCTAATAATTAGTGAAATGCATCTCATGCTTGAATAAAATTGTCGTTCATGTTGTTGTTATCATTAAAGTGCGAATAAACTTGATTAATTAGAAACCTAATTTACAGTAGCTTAGTGCAAGCACTCCAGCTCTTAACAATTTGAATAAGTCAATATGAGAATAAAGGGATAATTAATAATGACTTTGAGTCTTTGACTTATTATGTCTGTTCTATCTGACTCTTGGTGCGTGGTTTTGATAGgggatataatttttaatttgctGGTTAgtatcatataatatatagacTAAATACATTGACCGAAATTGGTGGtggtatttcaattttaattttccaaTTATTTTGCTGATCCAAGTTAATCTTTTCTACTAGTGCTTCAATCAAACTTAATTATCTAAGAAACTGAGTTTTGTTCCAATATGAATTTCCAATCAAATGAATTTGGGCagtacaaaatattaattatgaatggtgtttaattttttaaaaatagattctACATTAATACaatttgaaaaaggaatttttggACAAATATAAATAGGACATAGTTTGTGTTAATACATACACAGTTacaataataacaaatatttttctctctttcttttcatatactataatattataaattctctttttttctctctctgtgggtattaatatataaatgttaatatatataatattaatacatTTCTATTAGTGTGAGATATTGATATGATgaataatattattaaagttaTCTATTTACacatttttatgttatatttagtatatcttatttatttattttacaatacgttatcagcacgagactcaaaacaaattttaggaagactcaagtaacaaatttttattatgtcgaaattctctcatcttgaatttaatactcttgatatatctagaaacaactattttttatgaatactagatgctgaaatttatcttgattcaatagatcttggagataccattaaggctgaaaataatacatcccaaaaggataaagccaaagccataatcttccttcgtcgtcatcttgacgaatgattgaaaaatgaatatctcacattaaaatatcttgcagatctgtggaaaaACCTTGAAGAaatgtataatcatcaaaagacggtgatacttcgtcaagcccgatatgaacggacgcacttgcgtctacaggactttaaattcataaatgaatataattcggcaatgtttcgaatcacctcacgaatgaaattatgtgaaaAAAAGATAATTGTTAATgacatgttagagaaaattttttcgaccttccatgcctcgaatgtgctcctgcagcagtagTATCGAGAAAatggatttaaaaaatattatgagttaatttctttcctttttgttgctgagcgcaacaatgagttactcttaaaaaatcatgaagcacgCCCAGCTGGAACCCCCATTTTCTGAAGCAAATGCGGTAAATCATtacccagaagaggtaaatggcaaggttttagtaataaaaaaaattatggaaggaagaagaattatgttcacaagaaaggatctcaccagaagtgggataaagaaagaaacaatggataaaataaatcaacagaggataaatgtttccgttgtggtggaaagagcCATTGGTCGCATACCTATCGTactccaaggcacctagtcgatctttatcaagaatctttgaaaaatgatgataaagaaaagaaaacaattttttttttcaaatgatgctgaaaattacaccactcattatgatgtatctgatttctttgaggatcttgaAGGAGATATTTTACAATTTAATCAATGatgaaatagtttaatatgtAGGTTTGTTAAGTACTCATAATGTAAGAAacttcttgttaagttttattttctatgcatttgaattttaaatacgatgaatataaataatgtttatgaatttcaaaattactgAATATgccaatataataataataaaatttttagtatatactatacttcttagaaaaatattttcaatcaagaaaataattttatgcgcatatacttctactcattttattattattatttgtctttgaaaaaaattgcaaggatatataatgaagatatatgccttgcggatagtgtaaGTTCGCAtactattctcaaaagtaatatatattttatccatcttgtgccaaaagaataatatgttaatactattattcgcttaggcaatgtgatagaaagcTCTGAAAaagctataattttattttctggaggaacaaaattcataataaataatgcattatTGTCTATTAAGTCTCTAAAGAActtattgagtttcaaagatattcgccaaaatggatattatattgaaataatgaatgaggaaaatcatgagtacttatgtatcacaactaatgatttaaataaaaagattatattagaaaagttgccctCACTTTTAGGGGTGAACATGGGTCGGTTTGTTTCGGATTTATagtaaaattagaaccaaaccgatcaaaatataattggtttggtttggttcggatttatatttttttgtatatgtacCCGAaacaaaccaaaccgattaagaatgGATTGGTTCGGTGCGGAtaattgggtacccgatgactttgaaattcataaaaaaaaaaatttatcttaaaaatttaacaagtacaataaattaaacatgtaacatcaatagaaataatccaaacatgttaaacaccaaatacattaaaaactaaactcattaaaatccaaacatattaataatgaataatcattgtTTAATGGAAAagccatatatatattttttattttttatttaatatatgatggttttagtggctaagagaagggggttgaatcttagccccccctttttttttgctaatacttgctggacttagaggagacttttctgttttaacTCATCACTtcacacgagactttttcttttgtctcgtccctaggcacgagacttttctttttgtctcgtcacttggcacgagatatttttggtttttgctcctgtgcagtagaaacagaaatagagtggagaagagaagaagattacacccagatatatcctggttcagctgctaagtgcagtgcagcctacatccagtctccatcacaaacatgatggaatttcactataatcaatctgattacaaaatgtaaagtgctaacccaacttacaaggggattcccacagaatcatgaaacacaacatagatgaacaaaggaactctaagacatctattgctttttcttttaattttgcactctctgc
Encoded here:
- the LOC112747257 gene encoding miraculin-like, which codes for MRSLFFLFAILFALCIHPFLGEAQGGPIMQLVIDTDNNTIQAGKDYYIRPVPTSPSIICRRLLCPVGPGFTLESTTPNKTCPLNVVVQRGTGQAVTFTPVNPKTNREIYTNSDLNIKFDVKSNCPESTVWKLVSDASNGQRIVTTGGVIGNPGNNTVNNWFQIQKDDNDYNFYFCPEVCETCKPVCGNIGVFQDSNGNSLVAITDRPYKVRFQPVSS